A DNA window from Thermococcus sp. 4557 contains the following coding sequences:
- a CDS encoding ASCH domain-containing protein, translating into MATWRMGLQEEYLKAIAEGRKRIEGRLYDEKRQGIKPGDEIIFENKLVCVVKDVRVYSSFREMLEKEGLENVLPGVESVEDGVRVYRRFYSEEKERKYGVAAIEVEPVAWVGEPLQ; encoded by the coding sequence ATGGCAACGTGGAGGATGGGTCTGCAGGAGGAGTACCTGAAGGCGATAGCCGAGGGAAGGAAGAGGATTGAAGGCAGGCTTTACGACGAGAAGAGGCAGGGGATAAAGCCGGGGGACGAGATAATCTTCGAGAACAAGCTGGTGTGCGTCGTGAAGGACGTGAGGGTTTACTCCTCGTTCAGGGAGATGCTGGAGAAGGAGGGCCTTGAGAACGTCCTCCCTGGAGTGGAGAGCGTCGAGGACGGTGTTAGGGTGTACCGCCGCTTCTACTCGGAGGAAAAGGAGAGGAAGTACGGGGTGGCGGCGATAGAGGTCGAGCCGGTGGCGTGGGTTGGAGAGCCCTTACAATAA
- the pcp gene encoding pyroglutamyl-peptidase I produces MKVLITGFEPFGGEEINPSWEAVERLPESISGARLIKHRLPVTFRGVREILPRLIVEERPDVVILTGQAGGRPNVTVERVAINVMDSKMPDNEGFAPEDEPVFEGAPAAYFATLPIKSIVAALRGENIPAAVSNTAGTYVCNAAMFTALHTIAVAGMKTKAGFIHVPFIHEQALEKPRPSMALETITRAFEVAVRTSLEV; encoded by the coding sequence GTGAAGGTTCTCATAACCGGTTTTGAGCCCTTTGGGGGAGAGGAGATAAACCCGTCGTGGGAGGCGGTTGAACGGCTTCCTGAGAGTATAAGCGGGGCGAGGCTGATAAAACACAGGTTGCCTGTGACCTTCAGGGGCGTCAGGGAGATTCTGCCGAGGCTTATCGTGGAGGAGCGCCCCGACGTGGTCATCCTGACGGGTCAGGCGGGGGGACGGCCCAACGTGACCGTTGAAAGGGTCGCGATAAACGTGATGGACAGCAAGATGCCGGACAACGAGGGCTTTGCCCCCGAGGACGAGCCGGTCTTTGAGGGCGCTCCTGCCGCGTACTTTGCGACCCTACCGATAAAGTCCATCGTTGCTGCCCTCAGGGGGGAGAACATACCTGCGGCGGTCTCCAACACTGCAGGAACCTACGTCTGCAACGCCGCCATGTTCACGGCGCTCCACACGATAGCCGTTGCGGGGATGAAAACAAAGGCTGGCTTCATCCACGTGCCCTTTATCCACGAGCAGGCCCTGGAAAAACCGCGGCCCTCTATGGCCCTGGAAACCATAACGCGGGCATTTGAGGTCGCCGTTAGGACCTCACTTGAGGTCTGA
- a CDS encoding DUF58 domain-containing protein, whose product MQPVPRTPTPVELGKEPAGDAGPEGRMVPTEKAEELFLALWLLVLIAFLLLRWELVYLLLPALWLVFVAVFFFKPKMDVELERVIPHNRFLEGTEIEIVLRIRAGERIPSLKVREDLPEGLELVDGRTEWVLSLRKGELRELRYRVRVKRGIHEFNWVELSYRDPFGFFHFTKKFDLYTELIGVPIIEDVPTPYSTRGTKITVGSLPSPRVGEGVEFHAIREYQPGDPLKIINWKATARTGRIMANEYESERKVDVIFIVDASYTGELVFDNLIRAAASLMLNALNSGTSFGLLLAEEVPLWVRPDYGKRHFFKCIDFLSTARPDKNNMIAYQVEHLIRSHFPPRAQLVYFSPLLTEESRDALRIMSSFGYNVVVISPDPYTAVEPKSREEELALRLLSLRRKAILRKMAGYGRIIDWDVRRPLKAAVAEVAVV is encoded by the coding sequence GTGCAGCCGGTTCCAAGAACCCCAACACCCGTTGAACTTGGGAAGGAACCTGCCGGGGACGCCGGGCCAGAGGGGAGAATGGTCCCAACGGAGAAGGCCGAGGAGCTTTTCCTGGCCCTCTGGCTTCTTGTCCTCATCGCCTTCCTCCTGCTCCGCTGGGAGCTGGTTTACCTCCTCCTTCCGGCCCTGTGGCTCGTCTTCGTTGCGGTGTTCTTCTTCAAGCCCAAGATGGACGTCGAGCTGGAGAGGGTTATCCCCCACAACCGCTTCCTTGAGGGGACTGAGATCGAGATAGTGCTCAGGATACGGGCCGGTGAGAGGATTCCGAGCCTAAAGGTCAGGGAGGACCTTCCCGAGGGGCTTGAGCTGGTGGACGGGAGAACCGAGTGGGTGCTGTCCCTGAGGAAAGGCGAGCTGAGGGAGCTCCGCTACCGCGTCAGGGTTAAGCGCGGAATCCACGAGTTCAACTGGGTCGAGCTGAGCTACCGCGACCCCTTTGGCTTCTTCCACTTCACGAAGAAGTTCGACCTCTACACCGAGCTCATAGGCGTTCCCATAATCGAGGACGTCCCCACGCCCTACTCCACGAGGGGAACCAAGATAACCGTCGGCTCCCTGCCCAGTCCAAGGGTCGGTGAGGGCGTCGAGTTCCACGCCATCAGGGAGTACCAGCCTGGGGACCCGCTCAAGATAATCAACTGGAAGGCCACCGCCAGGACCGGCAGGATAATGGCCAACGAGTACGAGAGCGAGCGCAAGGTGGACGTCATCTTCATAGTCGATGCCTCCTACACCGGGGAGCTGGTCTTCGACAACCTCATTCGAGCGGCCGCCTCGCTCATGCTCAACGCCCTCAACAGCGGAACCAGCTTCGGCCTGCTCCTGGCGGAGGAGGTGCCCCTCTGGGTCCGCCCGGACTACGGCAAGAGGCACTTCTTCAAGTGCATCGACTTCCTCAGCACCGCGAGGCCGGACAAGAACAACATGATAGCCTACCAGGTCGAGCACCTGATACGCTCCCACTTCCCGCCGAGGGCACAGCTGGTTTATTTCTCCCCGCTCCTCACCGAGGAGAGCAGGGATGCGCTCAGGATAATGTCATCCTTCGGCTACAACGTCGTCGTCATAAGCCCCGACCCATACACCGCGGTTGAGCCAAAGAGCCGCGAGGAGGAGCTGGCGCTGAGGCTCCTGAGTCTCCGGAGAAAGGCGATACTGCGGAAGATGGCGGGCTATGGGAGGATAATAGACTGGGACGTCAGGAGGCCGCTGAAGGCTGCCGTGGCGGAGGTGGCTGTGGTATGA
- a CDS encoding carbohydrate kinase family protein yields the protein MKLDLVVLGHVSIDHIIFPGRDEILLPGGAAAAVATSAALAGAKVGLVTKVGEDFPREWLEKLASILDVRGVQVLPGKTIHIYMIYHEDGSVDAPVEMGVAKRMGETPIPEEYLDSSVFHIAPIPPEEQLKALRRLEGKRISLDFNPTYMADYREKRDLMREVVSRAEVVFPNEREALVMTRAESVEEAAAALHEWGAEIVAVTRGERGVLIYDGEFREFPALPINENEIVDPTGAGDAFAGGFLAGYARGKPLETCVKLGLERAREVLKKKGSWSV from the coding sequence ATGAAGCTCGACCTGGTTGTCCTGGGACACGTTTCCATTGACCACATCATATTCCCCGGAAGGGATGAGATACTCCTGCCCGGCGGAGCGGCCGCTGCCGTTGCCACCTCCGCGGCCCTGGCCGGCGCTAAAGTCGGTCTCGTCACAAAAGTCGGCGAGGACTTCCCGAGGGAGTGGCTCGAAAAGCTGGCCTCCATCCTCGACGTGCGGGGTGTCCAGGTGTTGCCGGGAAAGACCATCCACATCTACATGATTTATCACGAGGACGGGAGCGTGGATGCCCCCGTGGAGATGGGCGTCGCCAAGAGAATGGGCGAGACCCCGATTCCCGAGGAGTACTTAGACTCAAGCGTGTTCCACATCGCACCCATCCCCCCGGAGGAGCAGCTTAAAGCCCTCAGAAGGCTCGAAGGGAAGAGGATAAGTCTCGACTTTAACCCGACGTACATGGCCGACTACCGGGAGAAAAGGGACCTCATGAGGGAGGTAGTCTCGCGCGCCGAGGTGGTCTTCCCAAACGAGAGAGAAGCGCTCGTCATGACCCGCGCGGAGAGTGTCGAGGAGGCCGCGGCGGCCCTCCACGAATGGGGCGCCGAAATCGTGGCAGTAACCAGGGGCGAGAGGGGGGTTCTCATCTACGACGGGGAGTTCAGGGAGTTTCCGGCGCTTCCAATAAATGAAAACGAAATCGTGGACCCCACGGGCGCCGGAGACGCCTTTGCCGGCGGTTTTCTGGCCGGCTACGCCAGGGGGAAGCCCCTGGAGACCTGCGTAAAACTCGGACTGGAGCGGGCGAGGGAGGTTCTGAAGAAAAAGGGGAGCTGGAGCGTCTAA
- a CDS encoding NAD(P)/FAD-dependent oxidoreductase → MKYDVLIIGGGPAGNYLANLLARDFSVAVVEKKGAFGGKACTGIIGAANYERLGLPEEAVLNELRGAAFYSRIQSFEIERKTPQAYLVDRKALEKSLAERAARRGVDYYMATTFKGFRNGKAVLQHLGETLEVEASFYVGADGVNSSVAKAIGARTNAEFLSGYEVEVVGEFRKDFVEVWVNKDMNEDFFMWVAPVNEGLARVGTLGSIEALNRFLRVRMLKPTSIVEFKAGSVGFGWRKPWVRGNVALLGDAALQIKPTTAGGIVFGMLCARALREALMVGKLDEYERLCQEIRNQISFGMRFRKIFRGMSQENIERVFEVLGSAEAKEVIEGQADFDDHVKTAKAILRRPKLLAKLIRISPSIVRYLV, encoded by the coding sequence ATGAAGTACGATGTTCTCATCATTGGTGGCGGGCCCGCGGGCAACTACCTTGCGAACCTGCTCGCCAGGGACTTCAGCGTTGCCGTAGTCGAGAAGAAGGGTGCGTTTGGAGGTAAAGCCTGCACGGGCATCATCGGGGCGGCGAACTACGAGAGGCTTGGCCTCCCGGAGGAGGCTGTACTAAACGAGCTCCGCGGTGCGGCCTTCTACTCACGGATCCAGAGCTTTGAGATAGAGAGGAAGACCCCCCAGGCATACCTGGTGGACAGGAAAGCCCTGGAGAAGAGCCTGGCCGAAAGAGCCGCCCGGAGGGGCGTGGATTACTACATGGCCACGACTTTCAAGGGGTTCAGGAACGGGAAGGCGGTACTCCAGCACCTGGGGGAGACCCTCGAAGTTGAGGCAAGCTTCTACGTTGGGGCGGACGGCGTTAACAGCTCCGTTGCCAAAGCCATCGGGGCCAGGACGAACGCGGAGTTCCTGAGCGGCTATGAGGTGGAGGTCGTTGGGGAGTTCAGAAAGGACTTCGTTGAGGTCTGGGTGAACAAGGACATGAACGAGGATTTCTTCATGTGGGTTGCGCCGGTGAACGAGGGGCTGGCGAGGGTCGGAACCCTCGGGAGCATCGAGGCCCTCAACCGCTTCCTCAGGGTGAGGATGCTCAAACCAACCTCCATAGTCGAATTCAAGGCGGGTTCGGTTGGCTTCGGCTGGAGAAAGCCGTGGGTGAGGGGCAACGTGGCACTGCTCGGGGACGCGGCGCTGCAGATAAAGCCGACCACCGCTGGGGGAATCGTCTTCGGGATGCTCTGCGCACGCGCCCTCAGGGAAGCCCTGATGGTGGGGAAGCTGGACGAGTACGAGAGGCTCTGCCAGGAAATACGGAATCAGATAAGCTTCGGAATGCGCTTCAGGAAGATTTTCAGGGGAATGAGCCAGGAGAACATCGAGCGCGTCTTTGAGGTTCTCGGAAGCGCGGAGGCGAAGGAGGTCATAGAAGGGCAGGCGGACTTTGACGACCACGTGAAGACCGCGAAGGCGATACTCAGGAGGCCGAAACTCCTCGCAAAGCTCATAAGGATAAGCCCATCGATAGTCCGCTACCTCGTCTGA
- a CDS encoding carboxypeptidase M32, translated as MESVFQNETVKEILGKYRRIWAIGHAQSVLGWDMEVNMPGEGILERSVAQGELSVLSQEFLLKPDFVELVEKAKGLEDLNEYERGVVRVLDRNIRISRSFPPEFLREMSEVTSQATKAWEEAKKSDDYSKFEPWLDRIIDLAKRAADYLGYENEPYDALLDMFEEGTTTRDVERMFDRLEKELKPLVEKIMEEGRVPQSHPLENERYEQAQMEKVNRWILEKFGFPLGVRSRLDVSAHPFTTEFGIRDVRITTRYEGYDFRRTILSTVHEFGHALYELQQDERFMFSPIVGGVSLGIHESQSRFWENIIGRSREFAGLIYPVLKENLPFMANYTPEDVYLYFNLVRPDFIRTEADVVTYNFHILLRFKLERMMLNEGVKARDLPELWNDEMENLLGIRPKTYAEGILQDIHWAHGTVGYFPTYSIGTLLSAQIYYHMKRDIPDFEEKVANAEFEPIKAWLRERIHRHGSIYPPKELLKKAIGEELNPDYFVKWVKERYL; from the coding sequence ATGGAGAGCGTCTTCCAGAACGAGACTGTAAAGGAGATTCTCGGCAAGTACCGCAGGATATGGGCGATAGGCCACGCCCAGAGCGTCCTCGGATGGGACATGGAGGTCAACATGCCCGGTGAGGGAATCCTCGAGCGCTCCGTCGCCCAGGGCGAGCTTTCCGTTCTCAGCCAGGAGTTTCTGCTCAAACCGGACTTCGTCGAGCTCGTTGAGAAGGCCAAAGGCCTGGAGGACCTCAACGAGTACGAGCGCGGCGTCGTCAGGGTTCTTGACAGGAACATACGGATAAGCCGCTCCTTCCCACCGGAGTTCCTCAGGGAGATGAGCGAGGTCACGAGTCAGGCCACCAAGGCCTGGGAGGAGGCCAAGAAGAGCGACGACTACTCCAAGTTCGAGCCCTGGCTGGACAGGATTATAGACCTCGCCAAGCGCGCCGCCGACTACCTCGGCTATGAGAACGAGCCCTACGACGCGCTTCTGGACATGTTCGAGGAGGGTACCACGACAAGGGACGTCGAGCGCATGTTCGACAGGCTTGAGAAGGAGCTGAAACCGCTCGTTGAGAAGATAATGGAGGAGGGCAGGGTTCCCCAGAGCCACCCGCTCGAGAACGAGCGCTATGAGCAGGCCCAGATGGAGAAGGTGAACCGCTGGATCCTCGAGAAGTTCGGCTTCCCGCTCGGCGTCCGCTCCCGCTTGGACGTCTCGGCTCACCCGTTCACGACGGAGTTCGGAATCCGCGATGTTAGAATAACCACCCGCTACGAGGGCTACGACTTCAGGAGGACGATTCTGAGCACCGTCCACGAGTTCGGTCATGCACTCTACGAGCTCCAGCAGGACGAGAGGTTCATGTTCAGCCCGATAGTCGGTGGCGTCAGCCTTGGAATCCACGAGAGCCAGAGCCGCTTCTGGGAGAACATCATCGGCCGCTCAAGGGAGTTCGCGGGACTCATCTACCCGGTCCTGAAGGAGAACCTGCCCTTCATGGCGAACTACACTCCGGAGGACGTTTACCTGTACTTCAACCTGGTTAGGCCGGACTTCATAAGGACCGAGGCCGATGTCGTCACCTACAACTTCCACATACTCCTCCGCTTCAAACTCGAGCGCATGATGCTCAACGAGGGCGTTAAAGCCAGGGACCTCCCCGAGCTCTGGAACGACGAGATGGAGAACCTCCTCGGCATAAGGCCCAAGACCTACGCAGAGGGCATCCTCCAGGACATCCACTGGGCGCACGGTACGGTCGGCTACTTCCCGACCTACAGCATAGGAACGCTCCTCTCGGCGCAGATATACTACCACATGAAGCGCGACATCCCGGACTTCGAGGAGAAGGTGGCCAACGCGGAGTTCGAGCCGATAAAGGCCTGGCTCCGCGAGAGAATCCACAGGCACGGAAGCATCTACCCGCCGAAGGAACTCCTGAAGAAGGCCATCGGCGAGGAGCTGAACCCGGACTACTTCGTAAAGTGGGTGAAGGAGAGGTACCTCTGA
- a CDS encoding transcriptional regulator: MEALRELSRNHTLGNPVRLGVMLYLLPRGRVLFRDLLEVLEVTPGNLDSHLKALEKAGYIEIYKVIADRPRTAVRITEKGAEETGEYLRALKEALSLIPAED, from the coding sequence ATGGAGGCCCTCCGAGAGCTGAGCAGGAACCACACGCTCGGAAACCCGGTTAGATTAGGGGTGATGCTCTACCTGCTCCCCAGGGGGAGGGTGCTCTTCCGGGACCTCCTGGAGGTCCTGGAGGTAACCCCCGGCAATCTTGACTCGCACCTTAAGGCCCTCGAAAAGGCGGGCTACATCGAGATTTACAAAGTGATAGCGGACAGACCGAGGACGGCCGTGAGGATAACGGAGAAGGGAGCGGAGGAAACAGGGGAGTATCTGAGGGCCCTGAAGGAAGCGCTATCACTCATTCCCGCGGAGGACTGA
- a CDS encoding DUF460 domain-containing protein, translating into MRVRPILILGIDVISENPKKFAVVSWFNGRLERKGEFTLYRLIRFIQSKRPEMVAVDSVTELGEDLRKFLRALPSGTKLVQVTGRPGEQRSLQSLAKEHGIRTGDRFDPYEEARLSALLASRGVGYEVLAFEDEVIIKVTRGRSHGKGGWSQDRYRKRVHNLVRDRVREIEDRLRRADIPFDLETEERDYGLARGEFRVYAAREELAGLIRPARGGDVEVRIQPVERAELGFAPLKGEEAIRERRSIIVGIDPGITVGIAAIDLNGRIVALHSQRNMPVGEVFRFISEVGHPVIVATDVSPAPGFVEKIARSFKANLFVPRESLRVQDKNELLRDLGITVEDDHQRDALAAAYKAYLRLKPKLEHVAARLREAGLIKKSDEVKALVIQGYNLGEAMQRVALRERPKAEENTEETRRQGPDVEQYLRRIRELERRIEFLERENQELKGIIREQRKTIGRLERKLVDYDEEIRRKVLRERELEAKVKRIEMLEKQLREAKSVIERLSRDLVQVKRMNVVEIRGSAVPLKVMEVLSWRELERIEREVGIRRGDILFVVNPAGAGKAIAEELVEKGVRALITEKPVPEPVAEVLREAHVPFFTSEELDVKRVDEFAVVERETLERAIDGLLEKWRLEDEEREVERMLRLVEEYRLERKKELKRKAEEEAKAEHRKA; encoded by the coding sequence ATGAGGGTGAGGCCTATTCTAATCCTCGGCATTGATGTGATAAGTGAGAACCCGAAGAAGTTCGCGGTGGTGAGCTGGTTCAACGGCAGGCTGGAGAGGAAGGGCGAGTTCACACTCTACAGGCTGATTCGGTTCATCCAGTCGAAGCGGCCGGAGATGGTCGCCGTTGACAGCGTCACCGAGCTGGGCGAGGACCTGAGGAAGTTTCTCCGCGCCCTTCCGTCCGGAACGAAGCTCGTTCAGGTGACCGGAAGGCCGGGAGAGCAGCGCTCTCTCCAGAGCCTCGCGAAGGAGCACGGCATAAGGACCGGCGACCGCTTCGACCCCTACGAGGAGGCCAGGCTCTCCGCACTCCTCGCGAGCAGGGGGGTTGGCTACGAGGTTCTCGCCTTCGAGGACGAGGTTATAATCAAGGTCACCCGGGGAAGGAGCCACGGCAAGGGGGGCTGGAGCCAGGACCGCTACAGAAAGCGCGTTCACAACCTCGTCAGGGATAGGGTGAGGGAGATAGAGGACAGGCTCAGAAGGGCGGATATACCCTTCGACCTCGAAACGGAGGAGCGGGACTACGGTCTGGCCAGGGGAGAGTTCCGGGTCTACGCGGCCAGAGAGGAGCTGGCTGGACTGATAAGGCCCGCGCGCGGCGGGGACGTTGAGGTGAGGATTCAGCCGGTTGAAAGGGCTGAGCTCGGCTTCGCCCCCCTGAAGGGCGAGGAGGCGATACGCGAGAGGAGGAGCATCATAGTCGGCATAGACCCGGGGATAACGGTCGGTATAGCGGCCATAGACCTGAATGGGAGGATAGTCGCCCTCCACAGCCAGAGAAACATGCCGGTTGGGGAGGTCTTCCGCTTCATCAGCGAGGTCGGCCACCCGGTCATAGTGGCCACCGACGTCTCCCCCGCCCCGGGCTTCGTGGAGAAGATAGCACGCTCCTTCAAGGCCAACCTGTTCGTTCCCAGGGAGAGCCTCCGCGTTCAGGACAAGAACGAACTGCTGAGGGACCTCGGGATAACCGTTGAGGATGACCACCAGCGCGATGCTCTGGCCGCCGCCTACAAGGCCTACCTCCGGTTGAAGCCGAAGCTGGAACACGTGGCTGCCAGACTGCGTGAGGCCGGCCTGATAAAGAAATCCGACGAGGTGAAGGCCCTCGTTATACAGGGCTACAACCTCGGGGAGGCCATGCAGAGGGTGGCGCTCCGCGAGAGGCCGAAGGCGGAGGAGAATACGGAGGAGACCAGGAGGCAGGGCCCGGACGTTGAGCAGTACCTCAGGAGAATCCGCGAGCTTGAGAGGAGGATCGAGTTCCTGGAGAGGGAAAACCAGGAGCTGAAGGGGATTATCCGCGAGCAGAGGAAGACTATAGGCAGACTCGAGCGGAAGCTCGTCGATTACGATGAAGAAATCAGGCGGAAGGTTCTCAGGGAGCGCGAGCTGGAGGCGAAGGTCAAGCGCATAGAGATGCTTGAGAAACAACTGAGGGAGGCCAAATCCGTCATAGAGCGTCTGAGCAGGGACCTGGTGCAGGTAAAGCGCATGAACGTTGTGGAGATACGGGGGAGCGCGGTCCCCCTCAAGGTTATGGAGGTTCTGAGCTGGCGCGAGCTTGAGAGGATAGAGCGCGAGGTCGGGATCAGGAGGGGGGATATACTCTTCGTGGTGAACCCTGCTGGGGCGGGAAAGGCGATCGCCGAGGAGCTGGTCGAGAAGGGCGTCAGGGCCCTCATAACGGAGAAACCGGTTCCGGAGCCGGTGGCTGAGGTGCTCCGCGAGGCCCACGTGCCCTTCTTCACCTCGGAGGAGCTTGACGTCAAGCGCGTCGATGAGTTCGCGGTTGTGGAGCGCGAGACCCTGGAGAGGGCCATTGATGGGCTCCTGGAGAAGTGGAGGCTGGAGGACGAGGAGAGGGAGGTCGAGCGGATGCTCCGCCTGGTTGAGGAGTACCGTCTCGAGCGGAAGAAGGAGCTGAAGAGGAAGGCCGAAGAGGAAGCCAAGGCGGAGCATCGAAAGGCTTAA
- a CDS encoding MoxR family ATPase, which produces MKVEEIHEKGNAVLGEVRKAIVGKDEVLRLILTTILADGHVLLEDLPGLAKTLMAKSFAKALGVQFTRVQFTPDLLPSDILGVSVFNQKTLEFEFRKGPVFTNVLLADEINRAPPKTQSALLEAMQERQATIEGNTYSLPRPFIVIATQNPIEQEGTYPLPEAQLDRFLVRLRVGYPSRAEEIEILRRRMARKKEEPDVQTVLSAEEVVEMQRAVEEVYVSDAILEYITDIVTATREDKREIEIGASPRGSLALLKLSRAYAALNGRDYVIPDDVKAVAVPALSHRLILKRELWYTKVSQESIMGKLLERVPVPKFE; this is translated from the coding sequence ATGAAAGTGGAGGAGATACACGAGAAAGGTAACGCCGTCCTTGGGGAGGTAAGGAAGGCGATAGTTGGAAAGGACGAGGTGCTGAGGCTTATCCTGACCACGATACTCGCCGACGGCCACGTCCTGCTGGAGGACCTGCCTGGGCTTGCCAAGACCCTTATGGCCAAGAGCTTCGCAAAGGCCCTCGGCGTCCAGTTCACCCGCGTTCAGTTCACGCCGGACCTGCTCCCGAGCGACATACTTGGAGTGAGCGTCTTCAACCAGAAGACGCTCGAGTTCGAGTTCAGGAAGGGGCCGGTCTTCACAAACGTTCTCTTGGCGGACGAGATCAACCGCGCCCCACCGAAGACACAGTCCGCTCTGCTCGAGGCGATGCAGGAGAGGCAGGCCACGATTGAGGGGAACACCTACTCACTGCCCAGGCCCTTCATAGTAATAGCCACGCAGAACCCGATAGAGCAGGAGGGAACCTACCCCCTCCCGGAGGCCCAGCTCGACCGCTTCCTCGTCCGCCTCCGCGTCGGCTACCCCTCGAGGGCGGAGGAGATAGAGATACTCCGCAGGAGAATGGCCAGGAAGAAGGAGGAACCGGACGTCCAGACGGTCCTGAGCGCGGAGGAGGTCGTCGAGATGCAGAGGGCGGTCGAGGAGGTCTACGTCAGCGACGCCATACTGGAGTACATAACCGACATCGTCACCGCCACGAGGGAGGACAAGAGGGAGATAGAGATAGGTGCCTCCCCGAGGGGAAGCCTGGCCCTGCTCAAGCTCTCCAGGGCCTACGCAGCCCTCAACGGCAGGGACTACGTGATTCCGGACGACGTCAAGGCCGTGGCGGTTCCGGCTCTAAGTCACAGGCTCATCCTCAAGCGCGAGCTGTGGTACACCAAGGTGAGCCAGGAGAGCATAATGGGGAAGCTCCTCGAGCGCGTTCCGGTTCCTAAATTCGAGTGA
- a CDS encoding TIGR04140 family protein, whose translation MIIETAISPEELEEIRRKSGAEVKLTVLGKIERNGIPLSRVLIEGNEREIERFMERLRLARAGG comes from the coding sequence TTGATTATCGAGACCGCAATTTCACCGGAGGAACTTGAGGAGATAAGAAGGAAGAGCGGGGCAGAGGTTAAGCTGACGGTTCTCGGGAAAATCGAGAGAAACGGCATACCCCTCAGCAGGGTTCTGATAGAGGGAAACGAAAGGGAAATCGAGCGCTTCATGGAGAGGCTCCGCCTGGCGAGGGCTGGGGGCTAG